TAAATAACCACCATTAACTTTGATTGCTGCTTTGCACCCTTATCATTCTCTCGATAAGCTTTATGTGGTGgtcacttgaaatggttttccaaagagtcttgaaagaacttcccagaagttcattgagagacagataaactttaatatttcagtcatcatagcaaagggcagctactttaagaaatctaaaatataaaacatatataaacaagtcactgactggatgcaatctgctgggtttccttagacagaaaacgttttatccaatttgaataaataactaactccgactgcactgttcaattgttagtattaattggaatgtatgtacctgactgttgtgaagtgccttgagacaacatgtgttgtgaattggcgctatataaataaactgaattgaattgaaactgaatttaaatttttttgtctaCTACATGATTtgatatgtgttcattcacagttgtgatgccttcagtgacaATATAAGGAAATTGTAaacagtcataaacataaagaaaaccattaaatgagaaagtggtttttaaaacttttgactggtagtgtatatacATAAAAGAGAAAGTGCAAGGCCTTTTGTAAGGGAGTGGGTTTTGTGGAATTATTTTGAGGTAATTACAATTAAACTTTCCCAATAGTAGTTAACAAAATGCTGCAtgttattctgttattttttgttgttgcaacTTTTCAGTATCACGTAGAAGTCACCCCATCACTCCTTTGCCTTTACCTTTGAGAGAGATAATCTGATGAAGCGTCATCTTGTTTACCAATGACTCCACTATGAGCTTCagtcattaatatttaaaacatcatcTCTGCTACCCAAAGCAGGAGGAGGGATGTTTCATGACTTAGTTTATCAGACAGGTTGAAAGGTTTTTtgttgagtacatttattcatctGGTTAGTTGGGAAGAATACTTTAAATCTTTCATGTTGttcaaagattaaaaaaattaggCAGTTAAATTTTTTCTAGTATCCACACATCTTATTTCTGCATTTTGGTTTTAAGAGTATTTACTGCTAAATCTTGTACATATTTCAAGTGTCCAGAGCAGCACCATCCATGTCCTTGCTGTCCCAACTCGTCACTCTGTGGATCTGCTCTGGTCCGTCGTTGTTTCTAGCGTGGCTTGTGGGCAGACAGCTGGGTCTCAGGGTGGGCATACAGATGGCCGAGACGCTGAACTGTTCTCGGTGGGGAATACCCAGCAAAAAGGGTTTTTTTCAGGAAGGGGATGTAATCATCGGTGGGCTCTTTAACATTCATTATGTGCCTCCTACTAGGGACTATAGATTCACTCAGCAGCCAGACAACAAACCTTGCACAGGGTAAGACTCTGAACTCATTGCTCTCATTGATTGTTTGATTAGTTGACTgcttattacattttataatttttttttatgttttctctatACAGGGCTTTGCAAAAGTGTTGAACTCTTTCTAATTTTATGTCATAACAACCATAAACTTCTATGTGTTGTGCTGAAATTATATCTGACTAGCCAACAAAAATAGTGAATAATTGTGAGGGaaatgaaaatgatacatggtttaaaaacaattttacaaattCAAGTCTGAAAATTATGGTGTAAAGTTGCATTCAGATGTCTTGagccaatactttgtagaatcacctttcactgcaattaaagCTGTGTTTGTCTCCTCCAGCTTTGCATGTCTAGAGAATGAAATTCTGTCATAatcttcttttcaaaatagcttaagctcagtcagattataGTCAAAGTGTGTCAGTTTTCCACCTttaccaaaaaataaatttgggtCAAGACCATTTATATGGTCTGATTTAAGCAATTCAAATATAgttttggctgtatgtttaggatcactGCAGTCTCGttttttcaaccacaaacaggttttcttcctgcattgccctgtatttaggtcGATTTATCTTCACAtctactctgaccagcttcccgtTATTTCTGAAAGAAAGTATCTGCAGTGtcactgccatgtttcacaatggagACGATGTTTTTGAGGTGATATGCAGTGTTGGTTTTGCTGTGTCCATTAAATAGCTAGTGGCAAACTTAAAAGAGGAAAAAGTTCAAATGGTATTATtgcttttgcaagtcactgtatgCATCATTATTTATAGTTTAGCAGTATGTTAATGCCTGAGCATTTTAACTGATTTTTCTTTGATCACATCTCTCCTGTGCTAGTTTACAAAGTCTACCGATGCAATACATCTATGCTATGATGTTTGCTCTGGAGGAAATCAACAACAGCTCCACTTTGCTACCAGGTGTGAAGCTGGGCCACCATATTCATGATAGCTGTTCCCTCCCTGCCTGGGCTCTGCAGGCTGCGCTGTCATTGGTTGGTGGACACATGCCGAGCTGTAATTCAGCTGCTAAATATGAGGAGGAAAAAGGAATCGGAGCAAGCAAAGGTGTCTAAATGTTCTGgatttattctcctttactgAATTTAGTACagaatacaaatgtattttaatgcgAAAACTGACATGTAATGTATTTTGTAATGTTATCAGGTGATCAGCCAGTACCTTTGATCATTGGTGGTTGCAATTCTGTAACAGCCCAGATAGTGTCCAGACTCCTGGTACCACTTTCTCTTCCTCTAGTAAGTTCACTGACATAAATGATAGAATTATATCACTACCATTTTCAGCACTTCTACTCTGATGGACaataaatataacatttcttatgtttttataCCTGTTTTCTTATAACCTGCTCCAGTCACTGTTCAGACTTGAATTTAGCAAAAAAATCCctattttcctgtgttttctgtttttaggtgAGCTACACAGCAAGTACCCCAAGTTTAAGTGACAAGCAACAATTTCCTAATTTCTTCAGAACCATGGCCAGTGATGTATATCAAGCACGTGCTATTGCTCAGCTTGCTATAAAGTTTAAGTGGACCTGGGTTGGAGCAGTGGTGGCAAACAATGATTATGGCCTCATGGTATTGAAGGTTGTTCCATTAGATGTGTTTGTTGTTGCAAAAATACAGTCTTTAAACATCTTTGTGCTAGGACTGTACGATATTCAGCAAAAATAAGGCAAATTTAGTGTAAGCAATATTAATATAGCAAAGGACAGTTTGGAATGCAATATTCATAAACTTTTATAATCCAAATGTCAGGAATTAACACTTTGCATGCCAATAAGATTTAGCCAACAGGCTGGAGGTTACAGAAAGTGGTAAAGGCATCGTTAGGacaaatgacaaaaagaaaagggaaggaaatgttgaaacattaaaaatgaaattatcGTCCCAATTTTGGACAATAATatcattattaaatattttactgtgatcttgTAGCCCTAATTTGTCCCTTTTCAAATCTCTAATATTTGCTCTATGTCAGGTATTTCAGGAGGGCATTCAGAGGGCAGGGGTGTGTCTGGCATTTGTGGAGACCCTCCAAAGGGAAAACATTGTAAGTGATGCCAGACGAGCAGCGCTTGCCATTCAGGCTTCGACTGCAAAGGTGATTTTGATTGTCACCTGGTATACAGATGTGATGGAACTGTTCCTGCAACTGGAGAAGTTGAAtgtaagaaacagaaataaaaatatttaaagatgcAACTAAAGAAGGCATTTATTACTAAGAACAGGATTTTTTACCTGCTTGTCATTGTGTTTTCTTGTTATTTCTAGGGAACAGTATTTTTTACCtgtttgtaaatgtgttttcttgttATTTCTAGGTGACTGATAGACAATTTTTGGCCAGTGAGGCGTGGAGCACCAGTAGCGACCTTCGCCAAAGTACTGTTTCACATAAAGTGGCAAGTGGTGTTCTTGGTGTGGCCATACGAAGCTCAACTCTGCCTGGATTTGACACTTATATTCGTAATTTAAACCCCTCGCTTCGCCCAAATGATCACTTCTTAAAGGAATTTTGGGAAAAGGAGTTTGGATGTAGTCCTGGAATTGCGACAGCTTCTCCTTTTGCTTCTCTACCCCCCTGCAACGGCACAGAGAGCCTGTGGGCTGTGAATAATCTCTTCACTGACACCTCCCAGCTACGGGTGACATACAATGTCTATCTTGCAGTCTATGCTGCAGCTCACGCCCTTCACTCCCTACTCTCCTGCCCTGATGTTAACAGCTCTCCTGGACGTAACATCACCTGTTCATTTACAAATCAAATCAAGCCCATTGAGGTAAAGATTTCTACACATATATCAGACTTTTGTGAAATGTGTTTTAGATTTGCCCCTCATATTTTAAAGggcatttattgttatttatttttctttttacaattttcCATCCCATCTTGTTCATAATAGTTATTTATCTTATGGTTAAAATTGATAACTATGTAAATATATGTGAAAGGCAGGCGAACCTAAGTCGAAAGTTGCCAAAGACTAACATTATCTCCATCCATAACTAAAGCAGTGATAGCACAGTATCCAGCTTAAATTTGAGCTTATCAAGAAAAGAtttatttggttatttatccAGAGAGGATTTTCTGAGAGCAGTAAATTGAAGACCCAACAAACCGGCACCCTATTGGGGGCTTTAAAAGCATTCTGGGTTAATCTAGTGTACCTGCAGCGATCAGCAACAATCTGAGagaaaaactaatttcaaaCACTAAAATTTCTGCTTCAGTTCTTACCAACATTTTTACTCTGATGCCAATGGGCATTAGCCTTCTGGCTCTTcaataacaaaagaaaagaacatgCCACCAGAATAGCCTCCTTTTATACTAGGAAGCAATGCTTCGGTTGTTTGCATGTCTCAGATTTCACCACAAAATCAGTCCATGTTTTACTTGTGTGGTTTAACTGCACTATAGCAATTATACTATCAAAACGTTATTTCAAGGACACATCTGTCACATCACTGAAACTCCATGTCCAGTCTATAGTTAGTTTTCTCATGAGTTGTTTGGTCCTAAAAAGTCACTTCACCTGATGTTGCACATGTGGTGAAAAGAAGGCAAGGTAAAATACTTACATATCTGCACTTAAATGTTGTCTCCcccatttggctcagacacagtATAAATAATGCTGCTGCTAAAAACCTTTTATACCTAAGAGGTACGTACTCGCCTCTTCGGTAAAAAAAAGTTACCAGTCAGATCACCTTGGTGCTCGAGCTATGTGTAGTAGCCTTGGGATAAACTGTGTTGTGTCCCTCATCCTTCAGCTTTCAGTTCTTTCTTCCTCCAAGATTGCAATAATTCCATAATCCTGTggcaaaattgttttatttctgttcacttcTAAGGAGCTCACCTACTTTCACCTACTTTTACTACTTTGTAGTAAAAAAACAGTCTGTTCTGTGATTACTGTGAGAAATTTCTAGAAACTGACGGGTGGAGATCCAAAAGAAGATTTCCGTTTTAGAAAATTGCTCTACcttaacaaaaacaacacaaaacaaaaaacaaacaaaccaaaaaaaaaaaaaaaaagaaaagagtgattgtgatttatttgtttcatactTTAAAATTTTATGTGCTTTCTGGCTCTAAAATATGATAATGGGTATGGCAATATGGTAATAGGGTaataggttaattggtctccctaaattgcccataggtatgaatgggtgtgtgcatgattgtttgtcctgtgtgtctatgtgttgccctgcgatggactggcaacctgtccagggtgtaccccacctttttcccgtagaccgctggatataggcaccagctctcccgcgACCCTGTAAGGGGGAAGCGgggaaatggatggatggaccaaAGCTTTCCATGCATTTCGTAAAAACAAGACCAAAACAGTACTTATTTTCCAACTTTTAATGCTTTCAGCTGATGGAGCAGCTCCGTAAAGTGAACGTTACCACACCTCAGGGTGAAGCGTTTAATTTCCAAGGCGCCGACATCACAGTAAAGTATGACCTCGTGAACTGGCAGAGCAGCCCTGAGGGACAAGTCCAACTTGTTTTGATCGGCCTTGTGAATGACTTTGATCTTCACCTTAATGAGTCTGCTATTCAGTGGAGCACGGGGTCCAGTCAGGTACTTCAAATGGATCAACTGATTTCCAGGGACTTTTTGTCTAATTATTTTTTGCTTACACTTGAGAATGAGGTGTTGTTAAATCTTGTTCAGGTGCCTGTTTCCATCTGCAGTGAAGCTTGCCCTTCGGGTACACGGATGGCCACCAGGAAAGGAGAACCCATCTGCTGTTTTGACTGCATCCCATGTGCTGATGGAGAGATTAGCAACACAACTGGTGAGGAAAGGTCTTAAGAGAAACCGCATTTCAGCCTTTCTATCACAATTTCACTGGCAGACATTTCCATTTCTCTCTTTTCTGTGTCCAGGTTCCACTCAGTGTGTTCATTGTCCATCCGAGTTTTGGTCCAATGCTGAGCGTACTGCCTGCATCCCTCGCCAGCTGGACTACCTTTCTTTCAATGAAACTTTGGGCATCACACTAACAGCAGTTGCTGTTTCTGGTGTCACAGTGAcaattgctgtttttgtggtgTTCCTTTACAACCGTCAGACACCAATGGTAAAAGGATAAATAACTGCATtatatttttgatgttttagatccagaaaacaaaactgtgtATGTTTGCTGGTTTGTTCCCATTTATAGGTGCGAGCCAACAACTCAGAACTCAGCTTTCTGCTGCTCCTGTCAATAAAGCTCTGTTTTCTGTGCTCACTGGTGTTTATCGGCCGTCCCTCAGCCTGGTCATGCCGGTTCCAGCAGGCAGCCTTTGGGATCAgctttgtcctgtgtgtttcctGCCTACAAGTGAAGACAATTGTGGTTCTGGCAGCATTCCGCTCAGCTAGGCCCGGTGCTGAAGCTCTGATGAGGTGGTTTGGTCCTGGACAGCAGAGAGGAAGTGTCTGCTTCTTCACATCCATACAGGTATCGCACTATTTCGACAACCTTACTTTTACTCCTGATAGTGTTCACATAGAGTGGCTCTCAAAAGTGTACACATATTACATATCATATTAGAATGCTAGTGTTTGGTGTTGAGACCTTTATGGGCCAACAGATGACACAATAATGATACCATGGTTAATTGTTTCATAACCTTTTCCACATATACTGTAACATATTCTGtacttcaataaaaaaacagatattaGATAGAAGTAAATAAACATTGTTGGATACATTGGTTGCACACAGTAAATGTGCACACACTAAAACTAAtactaaacatttgttttatttccactaagatgtttttctttgtttgttttttacctgaATGTCAGATTGAAGGTGAAACAAGTTTCAAAATCATTTATTATGATGTCATGAAGCAGTTTGTAGACTTCTGAGAAGCAGCCTATAATAACATGATTAACATGAGGTagaacaatttttttctatttctagaTTATCATCTGTACTTTTTGGCTGTCACTTAACCCCCCGGTGCCTCAACCTGACTTGGAGATCCCAGGTTTACAGGTTACCCTGAAGTGTGCGATGACGTCTGTGATTGGTTTCTCTCTGGTGCTGGGCTACATTGGCCTCCTAGGCTGCACCAGCCTCCTTCTGGCCTTTCTTGCCAGGAAACTCCCAGACAACTTCAACGAGGCCAAGCTGATCACCTTTAGCATGTTGATTTTCTGTGCTGTCTGGGTGGCTTTTGTTCCTGCTTATGTAAGTTCACCTGGAAAATATGCAGTTGCTGTGGAAATTTTCGCCATTCTGGCCTCAAGTTATGGTTTACTGGTCTGCATCTTTGCTCCAAAGTGTTTCATCATTCTTTTGAGGCCAGAGAAAAACACTAAGAAGCATTTGATGGCAAGATAGTAATGGCGGTCAGTACATCTATTATGATTAGATGCACATAAGCTGTTgttctgttttacattttatttcccagatGTTATAGATATCGTTTAAATACCTGCAAgaaattattataatttaatGTATGCTGTTAACATTTGTTATTATGAGGGAGATTTAGGCTGTAAAATGTAATTACAGTAATaaagataaaacacaaaataaattatattttatttttacaataataTGTTCTATTCAATTTAGGTCTGAGTTCCTATAAATTTTCTTAACTTATTGAAAAAATGTTCACTGCTAAAAGATAAGAAGAAGGGGGATAAAACAGTGACTTTTATATAGCCTTTAAATGtggttacattttgtttgtcacTATCTTGTTCAAAATACACTTAATTATTTGAACTACATGGATTTTTATGtcttgtttatttaatctgaaaaaGGATAAATATGGGATGAATCCACTCATCTATCTACTGTCAGAGCAGACAACTAGATTATCTCTTTATTTAAACAGCTACTTTTAAAGAAATTGTACAATTTAACTATTTAAATGTAACTTGTGTATAGAGTTAGGGTCAGGTGTTTGAAACGGCATCAACCAAATAGggaaattgtgtttttcagaCTTCTACATTTTAAATCTGCTGATGCCCTCTGCTGGTCATATGGCAAAGGTACAATTTCAGCATTTACTGTGGTTAAAAGGATTCTTTCTTTCCTAACACAgattaattgtaaaaaaaaatatataatttctttGTACCTTATATagcttatattttaaaaattcatTATGCCCAAAAGTTTTTGATTTGTAATGACTGTTCAAACATATAATATTTAAGTTATTGCTTCGATTGTGATATTCTTTTTCATTATCAAGTGTACTTTACTGCAAAGTATATCCAAGAGGTTAAATCAGTAACATAAACCATGATGCAACAGAGGTGTATAAACAAATttagcaaacaaaaataaattaaaacctttGGAACTGTTCATGATATTTTGAATGTTCCAAcataaaatttatttatgtgtAATGGGATAATACAGTAGCTCCTCAAAGGTATTCACACccaaactttttccacatttgctcACATAATAACCATAAACTTCAGTCTACTGTATAGTGATTTGGTGATACAAAGCAATGCAAAGTAGCGCATAATCATAAAGTAAAAGGTAAATGATATATTCGTGTGAAACGTGTGCTGTTATTCTGTATTcaacccctttactctgacaccaaAAAATATCATTGAGTGCAAGAGTTATCATGAGTTGTGTTGGCTGTGTCCTTTCAatgtgctctgtgagatgttcaaagcatgGGGTATTGTTTTAGTACCTAACTCTGCTTAAGATCTCTCTACAATTTAATCATAACCTGTCTGGATTGAGTTAATTGGTATTCATGATGCAATACTCTGAGGCCTTTAGAGCAACTGCTCAAGGAAGGAGAGAATATGTCAACACATCAACAATTAGTTGTGCTGACCTTTATAGATGAATGGCTGAAAGGAATTCACTGCTGGAAGATAAAGTCCAGTTTGCCACATGAAAATATGTAGAACagagtgctctggtcagatgagacaaattgtgttgtggaaaactaacacagcacatcaacCCACACACAgtctgtcaaacatggtggtggcagcatcatgctgtgtgcgtgtttttcttcagcagagacagagaagcATGGTTAGAGGAAAATACAtagaaatcctggaagaaaacctgttaaaggctgcagTAGCTTTTAGATCGCagtggaggtttaccttccagcaggacaatgaccctgtACATGCAGCCAGGTGAAGACGTAATGCCTTAGATCAAAACCTAGTCATATGTtagaacggcccagtcaaagtcaactTAACAATGTTATGCCACTCTGTTATTGTGTGTCACGTAAAATCACATTAAAGTACATTAAAGTCTGGTtgtaaatggaaaacaaaagttcaagaggtattttttcttttacaggcCACTATTTTGTTACTCAATTCCTCTTCCCATGATGGCCTTCTTTGTATTTCTCTCTGGTCTAAGCAAAATTATGTAACATTTGGGTCCAAACAGTGCCAACAAAAGACCAAAACTGGAGGCCAGGATTGCAAACACCTCTACTGCATCTGCATATTTGCCTGGTGAGCTAATATAAGCAGGAACAAAGGCCACCCATACAGCACAGAAGATCAGCATGCTGAAAGTGATAAGCTTAGCCTCATTAAAGTTGTCAGGAAGATTCCTTGCCAAAAATGCTAACACAAAGCTAAGAATAGCCAAAATACCAATGTATCCAAGTAACACTGAAAAACCGACAGCAGAGCCAACTACACACTCATAAACTATCTTATCATTGTGGTATTTGGTGTTTTTATGTGGAGACGGTGAAAAAGAGATGAGCCAAGCAGTGCAGATTGCTGCCTGGACAGATGTGAGAACTAGAACTGTTCCCCTCTGCTGTGAAACACCAAACCATTTGAGACTGGCTTCACCTCCTGGTTTGGAGGATTTGAAAACCGCCAGAACCACCATAGTTTTAACCAGGATGCATGAGACACAAAGCACAAAGCTGATCCCAAATGATGCGTGTCTAAGCTGACATGTCCACAATCTGGGTCGTCCAATAAACAGCAGTGAACACAGGAAGCATAATTTAAGTGAAAGCAACAGGTTGAAACTAAGTTCTGAGTTGTTGGCTCG
This genomic window from Girardinichthys multiradiatus isolate DD_20200921_A chromosome 18, DD_fGirMul_XY1, whole genome shotgun sequence contains:
- the LOC124884702 gene encoding extracellular calcium-sensing receptor, which translates into the protein MSLLSQLVTLWICSGPSLFLAWLVGRQLGLRVGIQMAETLNCSRWGIPSKKGFFQEGDVIIGGLFNIHYVPPTRDYRFTQQPDNKPCTGLQSLPMQYIYAMMFALEEINNSSTLLPGVKLGHHIHDSCSLPAWALQAALSLVGGHMPSCNSAAKYEEEKGIGASKVPLIIGGCNSVTAQIVSRLLVPLSLPLVSYTASTPSLSDKQQFPNFFRTMASDVYQARAIAQLAIKFKWTWVGAVVANNDYGLMVLKVFQEGIQRAGVCLAFVETLQRENIVSDARRAALAIQASTAKVILIVTWYTDVMELFLQLEKLNVTDRQFLASEAWSTSSDLRQSTVSHKVASGVLGVAIRSSTLPGFDTYIRNLNPSLRPNDHFLKEFWEKEFGCSPGIATASPFASLPPCNGTESLWAVNNLFTDTSQLRVTYNVYLAVYAAAHALHSLLSCPDVNSSPGRNITCSFTNQIKPIELMEQLRKVNVTTPQGEAFNFQGADITVKYDLVNWQSSPEGQVQLVLIGLVNDFDLHLNESAIQWSTGSSQVPVSICSEACPSGTRMATRKGEPICCFDCIPCADGEISNTTGSTQCVHCPSEFWSNAERTACIPRQLDYLSFNETLGITLTAVAVSGVTVTIAVFVVFLYNRQTPMVRANNSELSFLLLLSIKLCFLCSLVFIGRPSAWSCRFQQAAFGISFVLCVSCLQVKTIVVLAAFRSARPGAEALMRWFGPGQQRGSVCFFTSIQIIICTFWLSLNPPVPQPDLEIPGLQVTLKCAMTSVIGFSLVLGYIGLLGCTSLLLAFLARKLPDNFNEAKLITFSMLIFCAVWVAFVPAYVSSPGKYAVAVEIFAILASSYGLLVCIFAPKCFIILLRPEKNTKKHLMAR